Genomic DNA from Nitrosarchaeum koreense MY1:
TTGGTTTTTAGAAAGGTTTCAATGGGAACCCCTTGAAAGTTTTAATAAATTTCTATTGACAAAACACAATATTCTTGATGCAGGAACTGGTCTTGGAAATAGTGCAAACTTTCTATCTACTAACAAGCAATCACTAGTTTTTGCAATAGATGCTAGTGAGTCTGTAAATTTTGCTTATAAAAAATACGGTGGTGCTACAAACATTCATTTTTTGCAAGCAGACTTGCGTCAACTTCCATTTAAAAAGAATTTTTTTGATTATGTCTACTCTGATCAGGTACTACATCACACAAAAAATACCGAAACATCATTCAAATATCTGACAAAATTCCTCAAAAAGACAGGTCATATTTCGATCTATGTTTACAACAAAAAGGCTCCGATAAGAGAATTTGCGGATGATTACATTCGTTCAAAGACTACAAAAATGTCTGTAAATGATTGTGTAGAGTTTTCAAAAGATATGACAATTCTGGGAAAATCACTATCTAATCTAAAAAGGAAGATCACCATACCACGTGACATTAAGCTACTTAACATCAAGGCAGGCACATACGACGTACAACGATTCATCTATTGGCATTTTTTAAAATGCTTTTGGGCTGAAGATGGAGATTTTGAGAGAAGTATAGGTGTTAATTTTGATTGGTATTATCCAAAATTTGCTTATAGACACACTCCTGATGAAGTACGTAAATGGTATCGTGATACCAAAATAAAAATTACAAGTTTCAAAGAAATTGAAAGTGGAATTAGTGTTACTGGAAAAAAATAAATTTTTTATAAACTTTGTTTATTCTGTTTTTTTATTATGAAAATATATGAACTTGGAAAAATATGTGCAAAATATTTTCTAATCTTATAACCATGATTTTTAAATATGCTATATCCAGAATAAACTAACGGACCGTTTGATTCATTGTGAACTACATATCCATAAGAAGCAAATATTTTTGCCCAATATTTTTTTGAAAACTTGAAAATTTCAATAATAAAAGATCTTTCTGTTCCTAACGGATGTAGAAATAACAAGTTTTTTAATCTAATTTTTTTATGATTTAATCCATCTTTATCGTCATTTTTTAAATTTTCTTTTGAATTTGATTTACTTGTAATTTTTTTGTATAGTATTTTTGGTAATAGTACATAATGCCAAAAATTAGTAATTACTGACCACCAATTTGATGGAACAATGTGTATGGCTAAACCGTCTGATTTTAGAACTCTGTTGATTTCCTTGAATAGTAAATTTTTATCTTTTATATGAGCAATTACATGTGAAGAAAAAACTAAATCAAATGTTTCTGGCTTGAATTCTAACTCTGTTGCATTCATTTTTTTTACATCAAAATATGTTGAAGACGGATTGATATCAATTGAAATTACATCAAAACCCCAATCTGTTAAAATTCTTGCAAGATATCCGTCTTTTCCTCCAATTTCTAAAATTTTTTTTATACTAACATCTGATAGGTTTTTTCTAATAGATGACAGTTCCTGATTTCGAATAAATTCAATCCATGTATTTTCATTAACCATTTCTCATCTTATGTGATTTTTTCTATACATGACTAAATCATTAAATATCTTATTTTGAGACATACTTTTTGTCATACTTTAATTAGTATAACTAAAATCTAGAATTAATTTATAGTTGTTTACAGTGATATGAAATTGTTTAAAAAAATCAAATCAAAAATCTCACATTTTCCATATTTCTATCAGTGGATCATTCTTGTAAATATGAATAATGATATTTCTACATCCTTCTTAAAATTTAAGGAGATAATGCCCACAAAAGACAGATTTTGGGCGGATCCATTTGTAATTTACAAAGATCAAAAACATCATATATTTTTTGAAGAATTTCTAAATTCTCAAAATAAAGGACATTTGTCAGTAATGACTGTTGATAATAATGGAAATTATACTAAACCTGTAAAAATTTTAGAACGTGATTATCACTTATCATATCCATCAATATTTGAATTTCAAAATGCATGGTATCTGATTCATGGAACAATACATAATTCAAAATCTTATGTGGAATTATTCAAGTGTAATAATTTTCCATTTCAGTGGAAACATGATCGTAAATTAATAATTGATATTCCACTTGTAGATACTACCATGTTTTTTTATAATAAAAAATGGTGGATATTTGCATGTAGCGCCGAAAATAATGGAACATCTAGATCTGAGGAACTGATGTTATTTTATTCTGATAATCCGCTTAGTGCAAATTGGATTCCACACCCTCTGAATCCTATAGTTTCTGATATTCGAAATGCTAGACCTGCAGGAAAAATCTTCAAAATGAATAATAAAATTATTCGACCAGCCCAAAACTGTTTTCAAGTATATGGAAACGGATTTTCCTTTAATGAAATAATTAAATTAAATGAAAATGAATATGAAGAAAAACACCTGGAATTCTTCAAGCCTGATTGGAAAAATGGTCTCATTGGACTTCATACTTTTAATTATGAAAAAGGTTGTACTGTAATTGATGCCAGAATAAAACGAAGCAGACTAAATTAATTAAAGAAAATCCTATCTCAAATCAAATATGATAGTTCAATTGATATACAACATAATAAGAAAAAAATCATGAAACAAAATATTGGCTTTCGAGGATGGTTCTATTTTAGACAAGGATGGACAACTTACTTTGCTTTCATTTTTGCAGCTATCAATACAATGGTTGTTACTTATTACCTAGCAATTGAAAATATTCCTTCTTTAAAGACAATTTTTCCAACATTTTATGTTTATCTAGCTATTACAGCTTCTATTGGTGTTCCGTTGCTAATTTTAGTTGGATATGCACATCAGAAAAAAACCTCATCATATAAAGCCGAAGCTGATATCTATTATGAATCAAATCCTCATGCACTAAGACAATATAACGATATAGAATTGCTTTTGCAATTAAATCTAAAATTAGTTGATCTCTTACTTTTGGATTATGAGAAAAATAAAGTTTCCAATGAAAAATTAGATGAGCTAATAAAATTGAAAACTGAAATAGAAACTTACTTTAATCAAAGAAAAGACAATAAACAAATAGATATTGCATTATTCAAGAAATTTTCACACTTGAAATAATTAATCTCTAATCAATCTGTCATATTCTTCCTTTCCCCATGTACTAATGTTTTTTTCTCTGAATTTTTTTATGTATATTTTTTCAATCTTAAGAATAATAAAACTCATAAGCCTATCCAAGATGGATAATTTTCTATCCAACACT
This window encodes:
- a CDS encoding class I SAM-dependent methyltransferase, translating into MKPSLVEYLVCPICRKNFNIKIIKKSKGEIMEGYLICINKHKFKITNGIPRFVTDATKDFVKTEDAFSSKWKIYHKSYHEKKWFEFQRNWFLERFQWEPLESFNKFLLTKHNILDAGTGLGNSANFLSTNKQSLVFAIDASESVNFAYKKYGGATNIHFLQADLRQLPFKKNFFDYVYSDQVLHHTKNTETSFKYLTKFLKKTGHISIYVYNKKAPIREFADDYIRSKTTKMSVNDCVEFSKDMTILGKSLSNLKRKITIPRDIKLLNIKAGTYDVQRFIYWHFLKCFWAEDGDFERSIGVNFDWYYPKFAYRHTPDEVRKWYRDTKIKITSFKEIESGISVTGKK
- a CDS encoding class I SAM-dependent methyltransferase, which codes for MVNENTWIEFIRNQELSSIRKNLSDVSIKKILEIGGKDGYLARILTDWGFDVISIDINPSSTYFDVKKMNATELEFKPETFDLVFSSHVIAHIKDKNLLFKEINRVLKSDGLAIHIVPSNWWSVITNFWHYVLLPKILYKKITSKSNSKENLKNDDKDGLNHKKIRLKNLLFLHPLGTERSFIIEIFKFSKKYWAKIFASYGYVVHNESNGPLVYSGYSIFKNHGYKIRKYFAHIFPSSYIFIIKKQNKQSL